Proteins from a single region of Colias croceus chromosome Z, ilColCroc2.1:
- the LOC123705104 gene encoding enolase-like, with protein sequence MPIKILLARQIFDATGIPTVEVDMVTELGLFRIGVPSTDMKKIAEAVQLRDNNPSEYFGMGVSSAVKNINTIIAPELIKQNLEVTMQKEIDQFMIALDGTENKSRLGSNAIMAVSLVVAKAGAAKKGVPLYRHISDMAGVTSIILPVPHLVILTGGILASNGLPFQEYIIMPTGASSFAEAMRIGTEIYLYVKNIIKTKYAVECTYVSNSGGFAIPLESHRDALLFLTDAIKQCGFVGKAEIAINASASDLFKDGAYDLEFKNPNSNPQEYMSSDKLAEVYLDNMKEFPVCSVEDGFDYDDWAAWSTLSGRTQSQIFGNDLTQTNLRRVGLAVEKKAGNAIALRINQAGTLTEVIEAFKLLKSNGFGVVVCDRWGDTDDLFLADLVVGLSAGQVKCGAPARGEHIGKYNQILRIEEELGALSKYAGKNYRVQA encoded by the coding sequence ATGCCTATTAAAATACTACTAGCACGTCAAATATTCGATGCTACCGGAATTCCTACGGTCGAAGTAGATATGGTGACCGAATTGGGTTTGTTTCGGATCGGTGTTCCTTCAACtgatatgaaaaaaattgcagaagcaGTGCAGTTGCGGGATAACAACCCTTCTGAGTACTTCGGTATGGGCGTATCATCAGCTGTGAAGAACATCAATACTATTATTGCTCCAGAGctcataaaacaaaatttggAAGTAACCATGCAGAAAGAAATAGATCAGTTCATGATCGCACTCGATGGCACTGAAAACAAATCTAGACTCGGGTCTAATGCTATTATGGCCGTTTCACTCGTTGTCGCCAAAGCGGGAGCTGCCAAAAAAGGAGTTCCTTTATACAGACATATTTCAGACATGGCTGGCGTCACGAGTATCATATTGCCCGTGCcacatttagttattttgactGGAGGTATCCTCGCTTCAAATGGGCTTCCATTTCAAGAATACATTATCATGCCCACAGGTGCTTCTTCGTTTGCGGAAGCTATGCGCATAGGTACTGAAATATACCTCTACgttaaaaatatcatcaaaacgAAATATGCTGTCGAGTGTACGTATGTAAGCAATTCCGGGGGTTTTGCAATTCCTCTAGAAAGCCACAGAGAtgcgttattatttttaacagatGCCATAAAGCAATGCGGATTTGTTGGTAAGGCAGAGATTGCTATTAACGCGTCCGCCTCCGATTTATTCAAAGATGGAGCTTACGACTTGGAATTTAAAAACCCGAATTCAAATCCCCAAGAATATATGTCGTCGGATAAATTAGCCGAGGTGTATTTAGACAATATGAAAGAATTTCCCGTGTGTTCTGTAGAAGATGGTTTCGATTATGACGACTGGGCAGCGTGGTCAACATTGTCAGGGCGTACACAGTCGCAGATATTTGGCAATGACCTTACGCAAACAAATTTGCGCAGGGTCGGCTTGGCCGTTGAAAAGAAGGCCGGAAATGCAATTGCACTGAGAATAAATCAGGCCGGTACACTAACAGAAGTAATTGAGGCGTTTAAGTTGTTAAAGTCAAATGGATTCGGTGTCGTTGTGTGTGATCGATGGGGAGACACcgatgatttatttttagccGATCTTGTTGTCGGGTTATCAGCAGGCCAGGTAAAATGTGGAGCTCCGGCGCGAGGTGAACACATTGgaaaatataatcaaatcCTCAGAATCGAGGAGGAATTGGGAGCTTTATCGAAATATGCCGGCAAAAATTATCGAGTACAGGcataa
- the LOC123705169 gene encoding lysophospholipid acyltransferase 5: MIGLALSFLGWIGLNPIPLIAGLIGTTEPALKLLISILLGYPLGILYNEKVKQHKEYRNIYFIVTGVDLAIYNFGLSFIHNAIPAIVIYLTTMFIGVGKMNAIITFFFNMAYLLTGYVMTESEDYDITWTMPHCVLTLKLIALSFDMWDGEKMNQGEELSSNNKKTALQNPPTLLELLGFVYFPACFLVGPIFSFRRYLDYISDKFPIDKEKDNLEKQALKRLVQGLAYLIAFQVGVTVFNIKYMMSDEFWETSIFYRHFYCGLWAHFALYKYISCWLLTEASCIRFGLSYNGMEKTQYGDVSKWDGCNNIKLMCFEGATKFQHYIDSFNCNTNFFAAEYVYKRLKFLGNRHLSQFFTLLFLALWHGIRSGYYMTFFNEFIIIFMEKELESIISKTTFYEKMWNSNFKYVLYILLKTYTIVFMGWSLAPFDLKIFWKWWRVYYSLFFSGFLIFLPWPFVYKPLIKKFTKPYYLPKSDTKPKTN; this comes from the exons ATGATTGGCCTCGCCCTGTCATTTCTGGGCTGGATTGGCCTGAATCCAATCCCATTGATTGCTGGTCTAATAGGAACTACAGAACCGGCTTTAAAACTGCTCATATCCATTCTATTGGGCTACCCACTTGGTATTCTATACAATGAAAAAGTCAAACAACACAAAGAGTACAGAAACATCTATTTCATAGTAACAGGTGTTGATCTAGCTATTTACAATTTTGGCTTGTCTTTCATCCATAATGCTATACCAGCTATTGTTATTTACCTCACAACAATGTTCATTGGCGTTGGAAAAATGAATGCTATAATAACATTCTTCTTTAACATGGCCTATCTTCTAACTGGTTATGTTATGACTGAATCGGAAGACTATGACATCACTTGGACAATGCCTCATTGTGTTTTGACTTTGAAACTGATAGCTCTATCTTTTGACATGTGGGATGGAGAAAAGATGAATCAGGGAGAGGAGTTGTCatccaataataaaaaaaccgcattgCAGAATCCACCAACCCTCTTGGAACTTCTTGGTTTTGTTTATTTCCCTGCATGTTTCCTAGTTGGGCCAATATTCTCATTTAGGCGATACCTTGATTATATTTCCGACAAGTTCCCTATAGACAAAGAAAAGGACAATCTAGAAAAGCAAGCACTCAAGAGATTGGTGCAAGGTCTGGCCTATTTGATTGCTTTTCAAGTTGGAG ttactGTATTCAACATTAAGTACATGATGTCTGATGAGTTTTGGGAAACGTCTATTTTCTACCGTCACTTTTACTGTGGACTCTGGGCTCACTTTGCCTTGTATAAGTACATTTCCTGCTGGCTACTCACTGAGG CATCATGTATTCGCTTTGGATTATCATACAACGGCATGGAAAAAACACAATATGGCGACGTATCGAAATGGGATGGCTGCAACAATATCAAACTCATGTGTTTCGAAGGTGCCACCAAGTTTCAGCACTATATCGACAGCTTCAACTGCAACACAAACTTCTTTGCTGCAGAATATGTGTACAAGCGACTCAAGTTCCTCGGTAACCGACATCTCAGCCAATTTTTCACTCTACTCTTCTTAGCTCTATGGCACGGCATCCGTTCAGGTTATTATATGACCTTTTTCAATGAATTCATTATCATTTTCATGGAAAAGGAATTAGAAAGCATCATTAGCAAAACAAccttttatgaaaaaatgtggAATTCCAACTTCAAATATGttctctatattttattgaaaacttacACTATCGTCTTTATGGGTTGGAGCTTGGCACCATTTGATCTCAAAATATTCTGGAAGTGGTGGCGCGTGTACTATAGCCTATTCTTCTCTGGTTTCCTCATATTTTTACCTTGGCCATTTGTATACAAGCCTCTTATCAAGAAGTTTACTAAACCATACTATCTGCCAAAAAGTGATACAAAaccaaaaacaaattaa